A genomic region of Eucalyptus grandis isolate ANBG69807.140 chromosome 5, ASM1654582v1, whole genome shotgun sequence contains the following coding sequences:
- the LOC108959932 gene encoding uncharacterized protein LOC108959932: MPELEDDGPGRTCRDSPTAPPSYAAAAAPGESIMYLDLDVYSPWPTMDQQLPFGAFLSASNQPSSPLWALSCGFEDKLAPHPGRRRGPPLRLLSIVTIQKPKPPLRIAIVKSCHPHIWG; encoded by the exons ATGCCCGAGCTGGAGGACGACGGCCCCGGCCGCACCTGCCGCGACAGCCCGACGGCTCCGCCGTCCtacgcggcggcggcggccccgGGGGAGTCCATCATGTACCTCGACCTCGACGTCTACAGTCCCTGGCCAACGATGGATCAGCAGCTCCCCTTCGGCGCTTTCCTGTCCGCCTCCAACCAGCCCAGCTCCCCTCTCTGGGCCTTATCCTGCGGGTTCGAGGACAAGCTCGCCCCGCACCCGGGCCGCCGGCGGGGTCCGCCTCTCCGATTGCTCTCG ATCGTCACAATTCAGAAACCAAAGCCCCCGCTGAGGATAGCGATCGTAAAAAGCTGCCATCCCCATATTTGGGGCTGA